A single genomic interval of Arachis duranensis cultivar V14167 chromosome 7, aradu.V14167.gnm2.J7QH, whole genome shotgun sequence harbors:
- the LOC107457638 gene encoding MADS-box transcription factor 4-like: MENGGEMIKKIKGRQKREIKRIENKKNCQIAFTKRKDGLLKKANEIKSLCDAGVDLIIYSSSGKVYYYGDSSLKTIKMALSNEQQPQNSNQLFGYIMEEMSRKDMHNLVKKNDSLVDQLNAEKERAETLSNILKTIKTDNSTTNWWDTIGQSCEKNKEFEKILVTLQQTLKNQISLKIVANQATVTTAAESVISTFYHSDQTIIQVSPGVIGPYRAHGSMSTFSNITFATGVNPFDATREFGNQNVPVWYPSYQHQQGYNDLFLYDASNRNGVGRSSGGDDTKNYLYHSNYNYNNNGGGFFGFPYHNNPFNNGYGCERFF, from the exons atggagaATGGTGGTGAAATGATCAAGAAAATTAAAGGGAGACAAAAGAGAGAGATAAAGAGGATTGAGAATAAGAAAAACTGTCAAATCGCTTTTACAAAGAGAAAAGACGGTTTACTGAAAAAGGCAAATGAAATAAAATCTTTATGTGATGCTGGTGTTGATTTGATCATATATTCTTCAAGTGGAAAAGTCTATTACTATGGCGATTCTTCTTTAAAGACAATAAAAATGGCTCTCTCAAATGAACAACAACCTCAAAATAGTAATCAGCTCTTTGGTTACATCATGGAGGAAATGTCTAGGAAGGACATGCATAATCTGGTTAAAAAGAACGATTCACTTGTGGATCAATTAAATGCTGAGAAAGAACGAGCTGAAACTCTTTCTAACATTTTAAAGACAATTAAAACTGACAACAGCACCACCAACTGGTGGGATACAATTGGTCAAagttgtgaaaaaaataaagaattcgAAAAAATTCTTGTAACTCTCCAgcagactttgaaaaatcaaatttcactcaAAATTGTTGCAAATCAGGCTACAGTTACGACTGCAGCTGAGAGTGTGATATCTACATTTTATCACAGTG ATCAAACCATAATTCAAGTTAGTCCTGGAGTTATTGGACCATACCGTGCTCATGGAAGTATGAGTACTTTTTCCAACATAACCTTTGCTACCGGTGTCAACCCTTTTGACGCTACGAGAGAATTTGGTAACCAGAATGTCCCTGTTTGGTATCCATCATACCAACACCAACAAGGATATAATGATCTATTTCTCTATGATGCAAGTAACAGGAATGGTGTTGGGAGAAGCAGTGGCGGCGATGACACTAAAAATTATCTTTACCATTCAAATTATAACTATAACAACAATGGTGGAGGCTTTTTTGGTTTTCCATACCATAATAATCCATTTAACAATGGTTATGGCTGCGAAAGATTCTTCTAA